The window TGATCGTGCCGGCCACCACGGCCCTGGTGCGCCTGGCGCCGCCATCGTTCCTGGCCGCCTACACCTTCTTCTTCAAGCAGGGCGAAAAGCTCGACGAAACGCGCCTCAAGGCACAACTGACCCTGGCTGGCTACACCCACAATTCGCAGGTGATGTCGCCCGGCGAATACTCGGTGCGCGGGGGCCTGATCGACCTGTTCCCGATGGGTTCCGCCCTGCCCTACCGGCTCGACCTGTTCGGCGACGAAATCGAAACCATCCGCACCTTCGACGCCGACACCCAGCGTTCGCTCTACCCGGTGCGCGAAGTGCGCCTGCTGCCCGGGCGCGAATTCCCGATGGACGAAGCGGCCCGCACCACCTTCCGCAGCCGCTGGCGCGAACGCTTCGAGGGCGATCCATCGCGCTCGGTGGTGTACAAGGACGTCAGCAGCGGCATCGCCTCGGCCGGTATCGAATACTACCTGCCGCTGTTCTTCGAGCAGACCGCGACCCTGTTCGACTATTTGCCCGAAAAAGCCAGCCTGGCGCTGGTGGGCGACATCGACGGCGCCATCAAGCGCTTCTGGCTCGACACCGAATCGCGCTACCGCTTCCTCAAGGCCGACCGCGACCGCCCGATCCTGGCCCCCGATGAACTGTTCCTGAGCGACGAGAACTTCTTCACCCTGGCCAAATCGTACGGGCGCTGGGTCCTCACCAAGGACGCCGACCTGCAGGCATCCGAACTGTCGGCGCCGATTCCCAACATTGCGGTGAACCGCCGCATCGACGATCCGCTGACGAACCTGCGTTCCTACCTGCTGGAGAACGACAAGCGCGACAAGCGCGTGATGATCTGCGCCGAATCGAACGGCCGCCGCGAAACGCTGCAGCAGTACTTCAACGAATACAACCTGGCGCTGGTGCCGGTCGAGGGCTTCGCCGGCTTCGTGCAGTCCGACGCCAAGCTGGCGCTGGGCGTGGCGCCCCTGCAGGCCGGCTTCGAATTGTCGGAGCTTGGCACCGGCAACCTGATTTTCATCACCGAGACCGAGCTGTATGCGGGTTCGGGCCGGCGCGCCGGCAAGAAGAAGCAGGAAGGCGTGACCCAAGTCGAGTCGATGGTGCGCGACCTGTCGGAACTCAAGATCGGTGACCCGGTCGTGCACATCAACCACGGCATCGGGCGCTACATGGGCCTGACCAGCATGGACCTGGGCGAAGGCGAAACCGAATTTCTGCACCTCGAATACGCCAAGGACACCAAGCTGTATGTGCCGGTCTCGCAGCTGCATGTAATCTCGCGCTACTCGGGCGCCTCGCCCGAAGACGCGCCGCTGCACGCGTTGGGGTCGGGCCAGTGGGAAAAAGCCAAGCGCAAGGCTGCCGAACAGGTGCGCGACACCGCCGCCGAACTGCTTAACCTGTACGCGAGGCGCGCGCTGCGCCACGGCCACTCCTTCGAATACTCGGCGCACGACTACCAGAACTTCGCCGACAGCTTCGGTTTCGAGGAAACGCCCGACCAGGCCGAGGCCATCAACAACGTCATCAAGGATATGACCGCCGGCAAACCGATGGACCGCCTGGTGTGCGGCGACGTCGGCTTCGGCAAGACCGAGGTGGCGCTGCGCGCCGCCTTCATCGCCGTCATGGGCGGCAAGCAGGTTGCGATCCTGGCGCCGACCACCCTGCTGGCCGAACAGCATGCGCAAACCTTCGCCGACCGCTTCGCCGACTGGCCGGTGCGCATCGCCGAACTGTCGCGCTTCCGGACCGGCAAGGAAATCAACAACGCGATCAAGGGCATGGCCGACGGCACGCTCGATATCGTGATCGGTACCCACAAGCTGCTCTCGCCGGACGTGCAGTTCACCCGCCTTGGCCTGGTCATCATCGACGAAGAACACCGCTTCGGCGTGCGCCAGAAGGAAGCGCTCAAGGCCCTGCGCGCCGAAGTCGATGTGCTGACCCTCACCGCCACGCCGATTCCGCGCACGCTGGGCATGGCGCTGGAAGGCTTGCGCGACTTTTCGATCATCGCCACCGCGCCGCAAAAGCGCCTGGCGATCAAGACTTTTGTCCGCAGCGAAGACGGCTCGATCATCCGCGAAGCGTGTTTGCGCGAACTCAAACGCGGCGGCCAGATCTACTTCCTGCACAACGAAGTCGAGACCATCCAGAACCGCATGGCCATGCTCACCGAGCTGCTGCCGGAGGCGCGCATCGGCGTGGCCCACGGCCAGATGCACGAACGCGACCTGGAAAAGGTGATGCGGGACTTCGTGGCGCAGCGCTATAACATCTTGCTGTGCACGACCATTATCGAAACTGGCATCGACGTGCCGACCGCGAACACCATCATCATGCACCGCGCCGATAAATTCGGCCTCGCGCAGCTGCACCAGCTGCGCGGGCGGGTGGGCCGGTCGCACCACCAGGCCTATGCCTACCTGCTGGTCACCGATGTGAGCAGCCTGACCAAGCAGGCGCAGCGCAGGCTCGACGCCATCCAGCAGATGGAAGAACTGGGGTCCGGCTTTTTCCTGGCGATGCACGACCTGGAAATCCGCGGCGCCGGCGAGGTGCTGGGCGAGAACCAGTCCGGCGAAATGCTCGAAATCGGCTTCCAGCTGTATTCCGACATGCTTAACGAAGCGGTTCGTTCGCTCAAGGCCGGCAAGGAACCCGACCTGGCCGCGCCACTGGCCACCACCACCGAAATCAACCTGCACGTACCGGCGCTGCTGCCGGCCGACTTCTGCGGCGATGTGCACGAACGCCTGTCGATCTACAAGCGCCTGGCCAACTGCAGCGCGCAGGAAAAGATCGACGACATGCAGGAAGAGCTGATCGACCGCTTCGGCAAGCTGCCCGACCCGGTCAAGGCCCTGATCGAAACGCACCGCCTGCGCATCGCGGCCAAAACGGTCGGCATCATCAAGATCGATGCCCACGGCGAAGCGGCCAGCCTGCAGTTCATGGTCAACCCGCCGATCGACTCGATGCGCATCATCACGCTGATCCAGAAGAACCGCCACATCAAGCTGGCCGGCCAGGACAAGCTGAAAATCACCGCGAGCATGCCGGATCTCGCGGCGCGGGTCACGCAGGTCAAGCAAACGATTAAACAACTGTTAGCGTAAAACGAACATGACGACCATGAACCTGGTGCTGCAAGGCCCTGACACGACCATCGACACCCTGCGCCGCATCGCCGCACTGGCCAATCCGGCGCGCGTGAGGGAGCTGGGCCCGCGCGCCATCCGCTGCGAACGGATCGATTTTTCCGAGGTCCTCAAGCAGACCATCGAGGTGGCCGCCGGCGCGGCGCGCATCGACGCCACCTTCATCGCTCCCGGGCGCATGCTGGCCGACTTCCGGCTGGTGGCGATGGACATGGACTCGACCCTGATCACCATCGAATGCATCGACGAAATCGCCGACATGCAGGGGCTCAAACCCCAGGTGGCCGCCATTACGGAGGCGGCCATGCGCGGTGAACTGGAGTTTTCCGAAAGCTTGACGCGGCGCGTGGCGCTGCTCGCGGGCCTGGATGCCTCGGCGCTCGAACGCGTGTATGAGGAACGCCTCGCCATTTCCATGGGCGGCGAAGCGATGCTGGCGGCAGTGCGCGCGGCCGGCCTGCGCACGCTCCTGGTGTCGGGCGGCTTCACCTTCTTCACCGAACGCCTGAAAACGCGCCTGGGGCTCGATTACACGCATGCCAACGTGCTGGAAATCGTCGACGGCAAGCTGACCGGGCGCGTGCTGGGCGGGATCGTCGACGCCGAGGAAAAAAAACGCACGGTCGAACGCGTATGCGCCGACATCGGCATCGACACGTCGCAGGCAATCGTCATGGGCGACGGCGCCAACGACCTGCGCATGATGAGCATCGCCGGCCTGTCGGTGGCGTTCCGCGCAAAGCCCGTGGTGCGCGCCCAGGCCGACGTGGCGCTGACCTATACGGGCCTGGACGGCCTGCTCTCCATCCTCACGTAAAACCCTACAGGCTGCGCCCCATGCGGGTCAGCCGGATCACCTCCCCACCGGGCAGCGGCAACGCAATCGGCTCGATCGCCGCGAAGCCGTGCGCCCGGTACAGCGGCTCGCCCGGCATGGTCGATACCAGTTCGAGCGAGCGGAAACCCGCCTGCGCGGCTGCGTCGACGCAGTGCCGCAGCAGCATGCTGCCTAGCCCTTTGCGCGCCATCGCCGGGTCGACGAAGAACGCGCGGATGCGCGCCGGCTCGGTGGCCGGATCGAGCAGGCGGTCATTGCCATGCTTGGCGCCGTCGCCGCCGAAATCGGTGGCGCGCCGGCTCCAGCCGCCGCAGGCGACCACGGTGTTTCCATCTTCAATCGCGAAATACGTCCCGTCTTCCACCAGCGCGCTATCGACGCCGAACACCTCGCGCGTAACGGCCGCAGCTTCCTGCGGCGTGTAGAACCCTGCGGCCAGGCCAATTCCGGAACGCTCGATGAGCGCGTCGAGCTGCGGTTTTTCGGACAGGCGCGCCAGGCGGATGGTGAACATGCGATCTCCAGCTATGAGTGGTCAAGCAATTATAGGCGACCCGGCCGGCCAAAAAAAACGCGCACTCGGGGTGCGCGTTAAAGGAGACGACGGGGTGCAGCGGCAGGCGCGGTGGAACGCCGTCCGCCTATCGTCTGGCTGTAATCCTCGTTCGATCGAGGTTATGCGGGTTCTTCGCCTGCTCCACTGGCACGGCGTTGATTGTCAGGATGCCCCAGATGAAATCGTTGGCGACGATCTCGGCCGGCAGTTTCACCGTGCCCATGGGGTGCGATGTGAGCTGTTTGAGGTACGGACTGCCGTCGCGGCTGAAGCCCGCGCTGGCGTGGCAGGAGATGCACGAGGAACGCTTGATCGGAATCCCGGCCGCGACCCGCTCGGTGAACGAATTGCCGTGCATGAGCGGCTCTCCGCCGGGCGCCACGAAGGCGATTTCGGACGCCTTGAGGCAGTAGTTGTGCCATGCCGGCGCCACGCGCTTGACCTCGAGCAGTTTTTTCAAGGCCGGCGTCTTGGCGCAGTCGCCGTACTGGCCGTTTTGCGCGCCGGCCAGCGGGACAATCCTGCGCCGCGCCGCGCCATAGCTGTCGTTGCAGCCCATGGTGTCGCAGCGGCCCGGATTGAGGCGGTGCTCGAAGCTGGCCCAGACCCAGTTGGGCGCATCCTTGGAGCTGATGTGCATGGCCACCATCGCAAAGCTGGTGTCCTGCGCGGTCGTGGTGTGGAACTGGGCGCGCACCTGCGCCGCGTTCAGGCGCACGCCGTTGCGTCCCAGCCAGGCGACCAGGGTATCGACCGGCACCCAGTCGGCCTTGACCTGGACCGCGTCTTCCGGCAGCGATACGCGCCAGCCGCCCTGCGCCTTCTGGTAGGCGGCGGCCAGCCCGGCCTGGGTATGCAACTGGTTCTGCACGATGTAGCGGTAGGTGGCGAGGTTGCGTCTGACTTCTTCGGCAAAGCACGGCGCCTGGCCGGGCTGCGCGGCCTCGACAGGAAAATTGCCCGAGGTGGCATTGGCCACCGCGCCGCAGTCGCCGCTGGGGGCACCGAGGCTGCCGTGGGCGGCCAGCACGCGCTGCAGCACGCTGCTGCGCAGGCGCCGCGGGCCGGCGTCCTCGCCCGGCCAGGCCGGGGTCTCGGTGTAAATGTCTTCGTCGGCGGCCCAGGTTTCGAACTGGACCCGGCCGCGCCCGGCCGGCGCCACGATGCCCGCGAAGTGCTGCCATGCCAGCCGGTCGGAGTGGATGCCGCTCGCCAGCAGGCCGCCGCTGGCGCCGACCGCGCCGGCGGCGCGCGCCGGCAGGTCCACCGCCATCGCCAGCAGCGCCATGCCGATCAGGATCCAGTCACGCAGCTTCAAGCATGACTCCATAGGCGGTAATGCCGCTCGGCGGGGCTGATTTGTGCACCTTGCGGGCGGCGAACCACCCGGTCAGGCGGCCGTCCTGGCTGCTGATGATGGGACACGAGGCGCTCAGCATCGTGCCGCGCCCGTTTTCGCCCACCAGCGCGCCGCCGCCGGCCACCACGGCATTGCCGTGGGGCGCCGCCACCAGCGCGCTCGGGTAGCCGGTCAGGAGGCTCGTGTTCGATACGATGTGGGCTTCCAGCGCCACGTCCGGCCCGGTGCGGATGCCGATCACGAACGCGGTCACGCGCGCCTGGTCGGCCGCGTCGTGGTCGCGCCCGGACGCGCTCCAGCCGCAGATCTTGCCGTCGGCGCCGATCAGCGGGTAGCTGGCGGTGAGCATGTTGCCGTTGACGGGGGTGGCGTAGTTGTCCTGGGCGCCGCCACCGGTGCCGATCCAGCCGGCGCCGAGCTTGACGCTCACGCCGGGCTCCGACACCAGCGCGCTGGTGGCCGAAAACACTTGCTGCTCGACCTTGACCGGCACGCCGTCGCGGGTGATGCGGATGCCGACCGCGTACACCGCCAGCGGCACCGGGTCGGCCAGGCCGAAATCGCGGCCGGCCGCGGTCCAGCCGTTGAAGACGCCGGCGTGATTGCGGGTCGGGTAGCAGGCGGTCAGCGTGTTCGAGGTGCCGCGGCCCATGTCGTAGGCGCCGCCGCCGGTCAGCGTAAAGCCGGGCGGCAGCCATACCTGGGCCGTCGGCCCGGTTGCCCGGGTGGCCACGCCAACAAATGCATAACTCTCGATCACGATACCCATGTTCCCAACTCTCTCCGGCGGATTAGCCACTTGCAGCCCGACAAGGCCACGCTTAGGTACATAGCAACTCCCGTGCCACACTGATAAGTGCGCAAATGGCATGTCAATTCCTTAATTTACAAGGCAAAACATGTCAACGGGCATGTAAAGGCGCCCCTATTTACATGTTCAGAGGCAAGATGACGCGGATGGGTCCGGAGGGGATAGGACGCGAAACGTGTAAAACACGTGTAAAGCGCAGTCCCTTTACATGTCAACAATTGCCGGGCTTGCTCTATAATTGGCAATTACTAAACGCTGTGCCATGGAGCCGAACGGTGAATGATGTTGATAACACGCTGACGACACAGCTTTTCTCGCAGAAAAATGGCATCACCAGTGCCTTGCTCGGCCTGACGATCCTGTGGCACCCGGAAACCGAGCGCATCGGCGAGCAGTTCATCGGACCGGCCGAGGAAGGCGCGATCGAGGTGTGCCGCTACGCTCCGCTGTTTTTCCGTCCCGGCCAGGATGGCATCGCGCTCGGCCACCGGGCGATCGCGCGCGCGCCGCTGATGGTGCGCCGTACCGCCGACGACGGCGTCGAACTGGCCGCGCCCGACAGCCGCATGGCGCTCGAAGTCAATGGCACGCTGCTGAGCGGCACGCGCAGTTTTACCCGCGACGAGGTGGCCGCCGGCGTGGTGCTGGGCCTGGGCGGCCATGTGCTGCTGTGCCTGCACTGGATGACGAGTTTCCCCCGCCCTAACCTGTTTCCCGGCCTGCTGGGCGTGAGCAGCGGCGCCATCGCCACGCGCGAACTGATCCGCCAGGTGGCGGGTACCGACCTGGCCGTGCTGCTGCTGGGCGAAACCGGTACCGGCAAGGATGTGGCCGCGCGCGCGATCCATCAGGCCAGCAAGCGCAGCGCCAATCCGCTGGTGGCGGTGAACATGGCGACCCTGAGCGAGTCGCTGGCCGCGGCCGACCTGTTCGGCGCGGCCAAGGGCGCCTACACGGGCGCGCAGGCGCCGCGCCAGGGACTGTTTGCCGAAGCCGATGGCGGCACCCTGTTCCTCGACGAGCTGGGCGACACGCCGGCCTCGGTGCAGCCGATGCTGCTGCGGGTGCTGGAAACGGGCTGCTACCGCCCGCTCGGCGCGAGCCAGGATGCGCGCACCACGGCGCGCCTGATTGCCGCCACCGACCAGGATCTCGACGCGCGCGGATTCAACCAGCCTTTGCTGCGCCGCATGGAAGCGTTCGTGATCCGCGTGCCGACCTTGCGCGAGCGGCGCGAGGATATTGGCGTGCTGCTGCTGCACATGCTCAAGGGCTGCGGCTTGAAAGCCGAGGAGCTGGCGGCCTTTCCCCCGGCGCTGGTGAGCGAGATGTGCAATTACGACTGGCCGGGCAATATCCGCCAGCTGGCCAATGTGGCGCGGCGCATGGTGATGGCGCTGCAGGCGGGCGAGCGCCCGCTGCTGTCGCAGTACGTGCAGGCGCCGGCGCCGCTGCGTTCGGCCAGCGCCAGCCTGGCCGCCCCGAACGGGCAGCCGCACGGGCAGGCACACGAACAGCCGCGCAGCGCCAGCCTGAAAGCGCCGCTCGATACGGCGCCGCGGCGCAAGCTGGCCGAGGTCAGCAACGATGACCTGCTCGGCGCGCTGGAAGAACACGGCTGGCAGATCAGCGGCGCGGCCCAGCAGCTGGGCCTGTCGCGGCCTTCGCTGTACAAGCTGATCGAAGCGCATCCGGCAATCCGCCCGGCGGCCCTGATTCCGCGCGACGAACTCGATGCCGCCCTGCGCGCCCATGGCGGCGACCTGGCCCTGTGCGCCTCGCTCCTCAAAACCCCGAGCGAGGCGCTGCGCCGCCATTTGCGGGTGCTGGGCCTGGACGCCGGCACCAGCTAGCTTATCCGGATCAGGCCGGCAAGCCGCCGATGACTTCGCCTTCCGGCATGCAAGCGACGCCGTCGTCGGTGTCGCCCATGTCCGGCGGAGTAACGCCGGCGCCGACCACGCCTTCCGGATCGAAGACGAACACGCGCGTGTCCTGCTTGCCGGAGCGGCGCGTGATCTCGACGGTCAGCACGAATGACACTTCCCAGCGGCCGGTATCTTCGCCGACGGTGAGGAAGTTGTCCCATTTGCGCGAGATCGTGTGGTATCTGCGTCCGTCATCCTCGCTCTCCCTGGCACGGGGCGGGCCGAATTCGTCCGGAGCGATCGCCACGCAGGCGCCGGCCACGCCGTCGAAGGGCGACGGGCTGGCATAGGTGGCCAGCTGGCCGGGGGCGATACAGACGATTTGCGGGCGGGTAATGAGGGAGCAATCGAGCACCTTGAACGACTCGAACTTCTCGTAGCCGCCCGCGCGTACCTTGATGTGCACCAGTTCGCCCATGGTGAAGTAGATGGCGCCGGCGTACCGGCCCGTGAGCGGGTTGCCATCCCCATCCTTGCGGCTGAACTTCCATTCCAGCGTTTCGCCGATCTGGTTGATGTCGAAGTTTGCTTCAAGAAGCATCGATGTCGGTTTCTTCATTTATCACTTTCTGTGGTGGAATCAAAGTACCGCGGGTCGCGCCGCAGCGCGATCAGATCGGGCTCGGCGTTGATGAGATGGATGGGATAACCTCGCTGGCGCGCCGCCGCCAGCTCCGCCAGGGCGCGCTCGCGCTCGCCCAGCAGTTCGTAGGCCATGAGCGCGCGAAAGCGCAGGTTGGGGTCTTCCGGCCGCATTTCCACGGCGCGCCGGGTATGCTCGAGCGCGGCGGCACGCTCGCCCAGGCGCGCTCCGTACAGCCCCATGCGCGATTGGAAGGTGGCGTCGCCCGGGGCATCGCTCAGCATCGGCTTGAGTATCCCGATCGCTTGCCGGTAAGCCTTGCGCGAATCTTCCTCGCGCCCCGGAATCCAGCGCAGGGTGTCGCCCAGGTTAGCCCAGCGCAGGTAATCGGACGTGGTCGCGAACGGGGGCGCGACGGCGCGCTCGAACGCCTCGGCCGCGCCGACGTAATCGCCGCGGTTGAACAAGGCATTGCCCAGGTTGGTGTAGAGCGTGCCCGTCGGACGTACCTGCAAGCCTTGCTGCAACACTTGCAGACTTTCATCCATGCGATTCTGGCGCTGCAAGGCAAGGCTGAGGTTGCCGTAGGAGGTGACCGTATCCGGTTGCAGCTTGATGCTGCGCCGGAATGCCTCTTCGGCAGCCTTGAGCTGCCCCTGCTCGAAATACAAGGTACCCAGCAAATCCTGCAGCACGTGGTCGGCCGGATAGATCTTGATCGCATCGCGCAAAGTGCGTTCGGCCTCGCCATAGCGGCGCGAACGCGTCAGGGCGTTGCTCTTGGTAATCAGGCCGAACCAGTTGAGCGGGTCGAGCCGCAAGGCATGGTCGGCCAGCGACAGTGCCTCCGGCAGCCTGCGCTGGCCGGCGCGCACGGTCGCCTGGGCCGCGTAGCCCAGCGCCAGCTGGCTGTTGAGCTTAATGGCGAGCTGGGCACTGGCATCGGCGCGCTTGAGCCAGGCAGCGTCGCGCTGATCGCTGGTTTGCTTGAAGCTATAGGCAAACGACAAGCCGGCGGCGGCGGCGGCATGATTCGGATCGCGCTCGAGAATGGCGCTGAAGCTGCGCACCGCCAGGTCGAGGCTCTCGGGACGCTCGAAGGTCCGCAGCGCCGTCAGTCCGGTCTGCATCGCCGTCGCTTCCGAAAAGAAGGGATCGTTGCGCTGGTACCAGTCGTTGAGCACACCGCTGCGCAGCACGCCGCCCACCCCGATCGCCAGCGCGGCCAGGACCATGGCAATCTGCACTTTCTTCTTGCCGAACAGCGTCGCCGCGCGTTCGCGCCCGCCCTTGCCAGCCTCGGCGGGGATGGAGGCGGGGTTCAGCTGGCGCAGCACCGCATCCTGCACCGCCTGCATCGAGGCCAGCCGGTCCTCGACCTTGCGCGCCGTCATGGCGCGCACCAGTGCGATCACGCCCGGCGCGGTTTGCGCCGGGAACGGCCACAAGTCCGAGGAAGATTGAATGTGGGCGGCGGCCAGCGCCAGCCCGCTCAGGTGCGAAAACGGCCGGGTACCGGTCAGCAATTCATACATCACCACGCCGAGCGCATACACATCGCTTTGCGGGCTCAGCGTGGAGCCCATCATCAGTTCCGGCGCCAGGTAGGCGATGGTGCCCTCAGTCTGGTCGAACGCGATCGATTCGGTCGCTTGCGGATCGATCTTGCGCGCCAGGCCGAAGTCCATGATGCGCACCTTGCCGGACGCGTCGAGCATCAGGTTGGCCGGCTTGATATCGCCGTGGATCAGTTGGGCCGCGTGGGCTTCGCGCATGGCGTCGGCCACCTGGGCCACGATGTCGAGAACTTTGTCTTGGGACATCGGACCGCGCTTGCCCGCTTCGCGCAAGGTGCAGCCATCGACAAATTCCATTATGATCGACTGGTGGGCCGCGTCGCCCTCGATCGAGAAGATGCGCACAAAGCCCGGATGGCGCAACGACGCGGCAAGGCGCGCCTCGTCGAGCAGGTTTTCCGGCCGCGACGACAGCAATTGCGGTTTGAGTCGCTTGATGGCGATGGTACGCTGCAGCTTAGAATCCCAGGCCTCGTATACCTGCCCGAAGCCACCCTCACCCAACAGACGCTTCAGCCGATAATGACCCAGTTCTTGCTCATCCACCTGCAAATCGCGCTCCACGTCGTCTGGTTATGTAAACATTTCCATAGTGTACATGTAGGAAGGTGTCAATGACAAAAAAGTTTCGTATGATGTCATCGTTGTAACAAGCTGTAAGTAGCCGCGC of the Massilia violaceinigra genome contains:
- the serB gene encoding phosphoserine phosphatase SerB; the protein is MNLVLQGPDTTIDTLRRIAALANPARVRELGPRAIRCERIDFSEVLKQTIEVAAGAARIDATFIAPGRMLADFRLVAMDMDSTLITIECIDEIADMQGLKPQVAAITEAAMRGELEFSESLTRRVALLAGLDASALERVYEERLAISMGGEAMLAAVRAAGLRTLLVSGGFTFFTERLKTRLGLDYTHANVLEIVDGKLTGRVLGGIVDAEEKKRTVERVCADIGIDTSQAIVMGDGANDLRMMSIAGLSVAFRAKPVVRAQADVALTYTGLDGLLSILT
- a CDS encoding GNAT family N-acetyltransferase, producing MFTIRLARLSEKPQLDALIERSGIGLAAGFYTPQEAAAVTREVFGVDSALVEDGTYFAIEDGNTVVACGGWSRRATDFGGDGAKHGNDRLLDPATEPARIRAFFVDPAMARKGLGSMLLRHCVDAAAQAGFRSLELVSTMPGEPLYRAHGFAAIEPIALPLPGGEVIRLTRMGRSL
- the mfd gene encoding transcription-repair coupling factor, translated to MPFDLKKSLPKSGNRFALPTLYGSSDAYALAVAALELKSAKQMLTVIVANASDGQRLLDEIPWFADGKLACHLLPDWETLPYDAFSPHQDLVSERLATLHEIQNGQCDVLIVPATTALVRLAPPSFLAAYTFFFKQGEKLDETRLKAQLTLAGYTHNSQVMSPGEYSVRGGLIDLFPMGSALPYRLDLFGDEIETIRTFDADTQRSLYPVREVRLLPGREFPMDEAARTTFRSRWRERFEGDPSRSVVYKDVSSGIASAGIEYYLPLFFEQTATLFDYLPEKASLALVGDIDGAIKRFWLDTESRYRFLKADRDRPILAPDELFLSDENFFTLAKSYGRWVLTKDADLQASELSAPIPNIAVNRRIDDPLTNLRSYLLENDKRDKRVMICAESNGRRETLQQYFNEYNLALVPVEGFAGFVQSDAKLALGVAPLQAGFELSELGTGNLIFITETELYAGSGRRAGKKKQEGVTQVESMVRDLSELKIGDPVVHINHGIGRYMGLTSMDLGEGETEFLHLEYAKDTKLYVPVSQLHVISRYSGASPEDAPLHALGSGQWEKAKRKAAEQVRDTAAELLNLYARRALRHGHSFEYSAHDYQNFADSFGFEETPDQAEAINNVIKDMTAGKPMDRLVCGDVGFGKTEVALRAAFIAVMGGKQVAILAPTTLLAEQHAQTFADRFADWPVRIAELSRFRTGKEINNAIKGMADGTLDIVIGTHKLLSPDVQFTRLGLVIIDEEHRFGVRQKEALKALRAEVDVLTLTATPIPRTLGMALEGLRDFSIIATAPQKRLAIKTFVRSEDGSIIREACLRELKRGGQIYFLHNEVETIQNRMAMLTELLPEARIGVAHGQMHERDLEKVMRDFVAQRYNILLCTTIIETGIDVPTANTIIMHRADKFGLAQLHQLRGRVGRSHHQAYAYLLVTDVSSLTKQAQRRLDAIQQMEELGSGFFLAMHDLEIRGAGEVLGENQSGEMLEIGFQLYSDMLNEAVRSLKAGKEPDLAAPLATTTEINLHVPALLPADFCGDVHERLSIYKRLANCSAQEKIDDMQEELIDRFGKLPDPVKALIETHRLRIAAKTVGIIKIDAHGEAASLQFMVNPPIDSMRIITLIQKNRHIKLAGQDKLKITASMPDLAARVTQVKQTIKQLLA
- a CDS encoding protein kinase domain-containing protein → MERDLQVDEQELGHYRLKRLLGEGGFGQVYEAWDSKLQRTIAIKRLKPQLLSSRPENLLDEARLAASLRHPGFVRIFSIEGDAAHQSIIMEFVDGCTLREAGKRGPMSQDKVLDIVAQVADAMREAHAAQLIHGDIKPANLMLDASGKVRIMDFGLARKIDPQATESIAFDQTEGTIAYLAPELMMGSTLSPQSDVYALGVVMYELLTGTRPFSHLSGLALAAAHIQSSSDLWPFPAQTAPGVIALVRAMTARKVEDRLASMQAVQDAVLRQLNPASIPAEAGKGGRERAATLFGKKKVQIAMVLAALAIGVGGVLRSGVLNDWYQRNDPFFSEATAMQTGLTALRTFERPESLDLAVRSFSAILERDPNHAAAAAGLSFAYSFKQTSDQRDAAWLKRADASAQLAIKLNSQLALGYAAQATVRAGQRRLPEALSLADHALRLDPLNWFGLITKSNALTRSRRYGEAERTLRDAIKIYPADHVLQDLLGTLYFEQGQLKAAEEAFRRSIKLQPDTVTSYGNLSLALQRQNRMDESLQVLQQGLQVRPTGTLYTNLGNALFNRGDYVGAAEAFERAVAPPFATTSDYLRWANLGDTLRWIPGREEDSRKAYRQAIGILKPMLSDAPGDATFQSRMGLYGARLGERAAALEHTRRAVEMRPEDPNLRFRALMAYELLGERERALAELAAARQRGYPIHLINAEPDLIALRRDPRYFDSTTESDK
- a CDS encoding sigma 54-interacting transcriptional regulator, producing MNDVDNTLTTQLFSQKNGITSALLGLTILWHPETERIGEQFIGPAEEGAIEVCRYAPLFFRPGQDGIALGHRAIARAPLMVRRTADDGVELAAPDSRMALEVNGTLLSGTRSFTRDEVAAGVVLGLGGHVLLCLHWMTSFPRPNLFPGLLGVSSGAIATRELIRQVAGTDLAVLLLGETGTGKDVAARAIHQASKRSANPLVAVNMATLSESLAAADLFGAAKGAYTGAQAPRQGLFAEADGGTLFLDELGDTPASVQPMLLRVLETGCYRPLGASQDARTTARLIAATDQDLDARGFNQPLLRRMEAFVIRVPTLRERREDIGVLLLHMLKGCGLKAEELAAFPPALVSEMCNYDWPGNIRQLANVARRMVMALQAGERPLLSQYVQAPAPLRSASASLAAPNGQPHGQAHEQPRSASLKAPLDTAPRRKLAEVSNDDLLGALEEHGWQISGAAQQLGLSRPSLYKLIEAHPAIRPAALIPRDELDAALRAHGGDLALCASLLKTPSEALRRHLRVLGLDAGTS